AGATGTGTATAAGAGACAGATTTTTAATATAATTTTTATAAATTTTCATATAGATATATTATTTACTCTTGGGATTTGATAATATTTTATAATAAAAATTTTCTATTTTTTATTATGATAATATTATGATTTTAAGATTTCTCATATTGTTGTAATATTTTTTTAGTATTTTTCTTATTTTATATTATCCAAAAGGAAATTTTCCCGAGGATCAGTATTACTCTTAAAAAAGATGTAAATATATAAATCTTTGTGCTATTAAAAAAATAAAAAATTTAAATATTTCCATCCCTTTTGGGGCGTGATTTTAAACTTTTTGATAAAGTAAAAATAAAAATTGAAATTTTAAATTTTCTCAGCAAATGCAAACTTACTTTTTACTGATGTAACTTTTATAGTTACAGTGTCTCCTTTTTGAGTCTTAGGAACAAATACAACAAATCCGTCAACTCTTGCTATACCATCTCCACCTTTACCCATATCTTCAATAGTAACAGTGTAAGTTTCTCCTTTTTTGACAGGAATATTCTTTCTAATTTCATTAGTTCTATTATTTTTAAAATTTTTTCTACCTTTATTATTAAACATTTAATTCACCAAACTTTAACAAAGTATCTATTTCAAACTTTCATCGCGTTTTGCTCAAACATTTCTTTGTAAAAAGGGGTATAAATACTTATGGATGTGCAAATATTTCTATATTTTTTCACAACTAAGATAAATCTTTACTTTAAAGCAACTTCAATATATTTTATAAATTCTCTTTTATTATTAGGAATATATGCCCCACAAGCAAATTTATGTCCTCCTCCACTACCGTCAACTTTTTCAGAAGCGTATTTTATTGCTTTAGCTAAATTTACATTATCTGCAAAACATAAAAGTCTTGAACATCTTGCAGAGACCTTATAGCCGTTATCATCCTCTGTTATAGCAAATATTGGCTTCATCCAATCTACTTCTTCAATAGAATAACTCATTCCAGCAACTATTCCGACAATATTTGGCATAATCTTATCAGTTTCAAAGTATTGAAATTTATCTTTTTTAACTATTTCAACTTCATTTTTTACATGTTCTAATGCCTCTCTTAAATTGTTCCTATGTTTTCTCAAATTTGAAAGCATTTTACTATAATATTTTCCTCTATCTCCCATTAAGACATTTAAGGCAGTTTCATAATCACCATATCTTGAACAGGCATTTATGCATGTTGAGAATTCTTCCAAATCTCTCAAAGGAGAGCCAAATTCTTCAGATTTAAATTCATAAACCTCTCCAAATATAACTTTTGGGACATATGGAGCCCAGTGATTTGGAACATAGTTTAAACATTTAATTAAAAGTTCATTTCCAATAATTTTTTTGTATTTGAAAGGTATTTCAGCTAATCTTGTTGTTGGATCTATATCTATGTCATATTTTTTATTTATATAGTGAATGTATTTGATAACTCTTGAGTCATTATTTAATAAATCAGTCCTAATATCGCTCCAATATCTCATAGAAACAAATAGAGGACGAGTTTGCCTACCATAAAATTGTAAATCCATATATTTTTTAATATCTCCAGCAAATATAGCATCTGCCAATATAATTTTATTTAACCCAGTTAATTTACCTTCAATGTTTTGTATATCTCCAACAGCCCCTAAAACTGCATATTTAGCCAAATCAATCCAGTTGTTGTTAATAGTTTTTGCAAATAAATATGAAACTCCCGCCCCGCAAATTTCTCCCCCACACTTTCCTATAGTTATTGGATTTATATGAATAATATTTTTAGGAATCTTAACTTCTTCAGGTTGGTGATGGTCTAATATTATAATATTTTTTTTGTAGTTTATCTCTTCAATTTTCTCAGTAATCATTTTTAACTGCCCACTTCCCACATCAGCAAAAATTATTAACTCATAATCTTTAAATGGAATACTTTCTATAGTTTCTAATGTTATTTGCTTTAAAAACATAAAATCAGCATCTAACTGCAATCTTTCAGATAGTTTTTGTAAAATAACCCTTGATGTAAGTCCATCTGTATCTATGTGAGTAATTATCAATATTTTGTTGTTTTTGTTTTGTTCTAATACTTTAGTTCCTTTCTTTAATTCAACCCAATCTTTCATAGTATCACTGAAAAAGTAATTTCTGTAAATTTTAAAATCTCAAATAAATAAAAAAGAGTTAATAATCTAAAATTTTTTAAACATCTCTTCAATAATTCTTGCAAACGCAGGTCTTGTTATAAATATTCCAATTAAAACTCCTGCAATTGTTGTTATAGCAAAACCTTTTAACATACCTACTCCAAGCACGAATAAAGGAAGCATTGCTGCTATTGATGTTGCCGCCGAGGCAAATATTATAAAGAACGCCCTCTTGATACTTGCTTTTATTTTTCTACCTTTTAATGCTTCATCTGTTATAACTATTTGGTTATCTACCCCTGTTCCAACAGCCGCAATAATACCAGCAATTGATGGAATATCTAATTTCCAATTAATTAGAGATGCGAATCCTAATATTATAATTATCTCTGAGATACATGTTATTAAAATTGGAATGGCAATTTTTATCTGTCTATATCTTATACCAACTATTATTCCAACTGCAACAAATGCTAATAATAATGCTATAAAGGTCCCTTTTAAAAATTCTTTACCAAATTCTGGAGAAACTACATAAGTATATTCAACATTTAATTTTACAGGTAAGGCACCAGATTTTAATGCTGTATAGAGAACTGTTGCCTCATCCTCTTCTTTCTTAGTAGGAGGATATTGCCCAAGAGTAATAACCTGCTGAGGATGTGGTCTTCCATCAGCCAATTCTGGGGATAATACTGGAGCAGAGATTAACTTTCCATCAAAGTATATATATACTTTATGATATGCCTTTCCTTTAGCAATTTCAGCAAATCTTTTAGCTGCATCCAAAGATAATTCAAACTGCACACCATAAGCCCATCCAGATTTTGTAGGAATTTTAGTAGGAGGATATACATTTTTAATATCTTTTCCGGTATATACTGTTACATTATCAATTTTTGCTATTAAAACTCCTTGATGTTTAAGTATTTTAATTATCCTATCAGTATCTGAACTTTTAGGTATTATAACAACTATTTCATCATTACCTCTTGGATACACTACAACATTACTCAAACCATTAGCATCTAATCTTTGTTTAATAATATTTACAGTTAATTGTATTTCTTGATTGTTCATAGGTCTATCTGACTTTAAAACGATAACTGTTCCTCCACTTAAATCAATTCCAAATTGAAGACCTTTAAATGCTATTAGAAATATTGAAATTGTAACTGTTATTATTAATAGCAATATTCTTTTATCTTTTAGCAGTTTTTTAATATCCATTATTTCCACCTATACATTCTAATTAATCTTTATGGTATATACATAAGAGGTGATAATTATGGATAATTTTATAGACATTTCAATTATTGGATACATTGCTGGAACTTTAACGACCTTTGCCTCATTACCTCAACTAATAAAATCTTTGAAAGAAAAAGATATGAGTAACATCTCATTGACATTTGTGATAACATTTACTACTGGATTATTTCTTTGGTTAGTGTATGGAATATTACGAAATGATTATCCAATAATAGTATTTAACATTTTATCTTTAATGTTTTGGATTCCTATAACTTATTTAAAAATAAAGGATACTCTGAAGAAAAGAAAACTTAGTTAGCAGGTATAGCAATAGGACGAAGTCCTATGCTTGAGATACCTATAACTTATTTAAAAATAAAAGATGAACTTAAAAAAAGAAAAAAATTATGAGATGATAAGTTATGAAATGGGATGAAATTGGAAAAAATATTGCTAAGGAAATTGAGAGTTCAATATTAAAGTATTTTGGGAAAAAAGAGAAATCTTATGTTGTTGGAAAATCTCCGAGTGGTGATGATACGGAAATTTTTGATAAAATAAGTGAAGATATTGCCTTAAAGTTTTTGAAACCTTTGAATGTAAATATTGTTAGTGAAGAAATTGGAATTATAGACAATGGTAGTGAATGGACTGTTGTTATAGATCCAGTTGATGGTTCATTCAATTTTATAAATGGAATTCCATTCTTTGCCTTTTGTTTTGGAGTTTATAAGAATAATAAACCTTACTATGGATTAACATATGAATTTATAACTAAAAGCTTTTATGAGGCATATTATAAAAAAGGAAGTTATTTAAATGGAGAAAAAATTAAAGTTAAAGAATTCAACCCTAACGACATAACTATAAGTTACTATCCTAACAATAAAATAGATATTAATAAATTAAGAGATAAAGTTAAAAGAGTTAGAATATTTGGAGCATTTGGTTTAGAGATGTGTTATGTGGCAAAAGGTTCCTTAGATGCTGTTTTAGATATAAGACCAAAAGTTAGATCTGTTGATATTGCCTCCTCATATATAATATGTAAGGAGGCAGGAGCATTAATAACTGACGAAAATGGAAAAGAACTTAAATTTAAATTAAATGCAACAGATAGATTAAATATTATTGTAGCAAATAGTAAGGAAATGTTAAATATGATATTGGAAACATTACAAAAATAAAATAATTAAAATAATTAATGCTAAAACTGATTATTTAATTAATAAAAAATAAAATTAAAAGATTAAATTAAAACTTTAGATATATTCAACTTTTATAGTGTTTGTTTTCTTCTTACCTATTGGATGTCCTAAGGTAACTATATAGATACCACTCTTAATTTCTCTTTTTGCAATATCCTTACATGCATTTATTATACTCTCTATATCGTTGAATTCTTCCATTAAACAACTATTTACTCCCCAAACTAATCTTAGTTTTCTTATAGTTTTTAAGTTTGGTGTTGGAGCTATTATTTTACTATTTATCCTCAATTTTGATATAATCTTTGCAGATCTTCCAGAATATGTGGGAGTTATGATTAATTTACAGTTTAATTTTTTATAGAGTTCATAAACAGCGTATGCTAATCCTTCATCAACACTTTTAACTTCTAAGCAAACTCTATCTCCAAACTCTTCATAGTGTTTATTAGCAACTTCAGCCACTTTATTTAAAACTCTTATTGCTTCTATTGGATACTTTCCAATGGTAGTTTCATTAGACAGCATTAAGCAGTCAGTTCCATCATATATGGCATTAGCAATGTCTGTAACCTCAGCTCTCGTAGGATATGGATTGTAAATCATAGAATCCAATATCTGCGTGGCAGTTATTGACAAAATTCCGTATTTATTGGCAATTCTCAAAATGTTTTTTTGTTCTATTGGAATTCTTTCTATTGGAACCTCAACTCCTAAATCTCCTCTTGCCACCATCAATCCATCACTAACTTTTCCTATCTCTTTAACATTTTTTAAACCTTCCTTAGTTTCTATTTTTGATATTACTTCACAATCTCCTTTATATTCCTCTATAATTTCCTTTAACTCCTTAACATCATCCTTATTTCTAACAAATGATAAGGCGATATATTCAAAATCTTTTTCTACAGCAAATTTTATATTCCCCCTATCCTGCTTATCAATTATTGGCAATTCTATTTTTGTATCTGGAAGATTTACCCCCATACCCTCCTTAATCTCTCCACCAACAATTACAACTGCAATTATCTTATCATTTTCATTTTTTTCTACTTTCAATTTAATTTTTCCATCGTTGATTAAAATAAAATGTCCTTCTTCAATTGTGTCTATATTGTAATTAAGTTCTATATCTCCATTTTTGCCAATAACTACTTTATCCCCTTCTTTTAATATCTTATTTTTTAATCTAACTTTTTTTACTCTAATCTTTATTCCCTTCAAATCCATAACTTTTGCAATGTTATTTTTTTCCAATATATTCAAAAACTTTTCACAGTAGTCTTTTGTAGAGTGAGACATATTAAATCTAACTCCATCTATTAAATTTATTGCCTCATTTAATCTACTTTCTAAAGAAGGACCCATAGTTACTAAAATTTTAGTTTTCCTACAATTTTGCAAGGTTATTCACCACATAAGTTTATTTATAGAAATGAATAGGAAATTCAAAGTATTTAAGTATAAATATTATAATAATAAACAATAAGGATATATACTTTCGTAATTGCTAAATTTATATATTTGGATAATTTTAAAACTAAATAAATGTTATTAAGGAGGGGATATTTATAATAAAAAAACTAATTGAAGCTCTAAAAGAGACACAAGATGATGATTTTAAAATATTAAAAATTATTGAATTATCAATGAGACATCATGAGTGGGTGCCTTTGGATGAAATAGTTAGAAAGGCAAAAATGCCTGAAAAAGATGTATTGTATAGATTAAAGAGATTAAATAAGTTTGGTTTTGTTGTTAGAAGTACTTATGGTTATGCAGTTTCAATGGGAGGTTATGATGCCTTAGCAATAAATGCATTTGTTAAAAAGGGAATTTTAAAAGCAATAGGCAACAAGTTAGGTGTAGGTAAAGAAGGAGATGTTTATAATGTATTATTAGAGGATGGAAGAGAGGCGGTTTTAAAATTTCATAAGCATGGAAGAACTTGCTTTACGAGAGGTAAAAGATATAGAGGATACTTGGCAGATAAACATCATATAAGTTGGCTTTATGTTTCAAGATTAACAGCTCAACAAGAATTTGAGATTTTAAATGAACTTTTTCCTACTGTAAAAGTTCCTGAGCCAATAGAATGGAATAGGCATGCAATTATTATGGGAAAAGTTGTTGGAGAAGAGTTAAAAAGATTAGATTTATCTAAATTTATGAGCAAAGATGAAGTTAGAGATTTATTCTGGAAGATCATTGAAGAAATTAAGAAAGCATATGAAATTGGCTATATACATGGTGATTTAAGTGAATTCAACATCTTATTAGATGAGAATAAAGATTTTGTTATTATAGATTGGCCTCAAGCGATTCCTAAATATCATCCAGATGCTGAGTATTATTTAAAAAGAGATATTTGGAATATCATAAGATACTTTAAAAAGTACAAGATTGATAAAGAAGATAAAAAAATTAATGTCAATTATATATATAAATACATAACTGGAAAAGAACCTATTCAAGAGTTTGATCTAGCAACTGAATAAATAAAGATTATAAGAGGATTATAATGAGTTTTGATAAACTTTGTGATGAAATAATATGTGAGTATAATGGAGAAATAAAAGAATTTGCTTGTATTTTGAAATTAGTATATTTAAATAAATTAGAAAATCTAGATAAATTTAATTTTAAAAAATTTAATATTGATAAAAAAGAAGATTTACTTCTGTATGGAAAAAACTATCCTCTATTTAGAAGTCTATTATATTTTAATGAAATTCCTTTATTTAGGGAAGAAAAAGAGAGTATTCTATTTTTGAAAAATATTAATATTTCTCCAAAAACTACATTGA
The genomic region above belongs to Methanocaldococcus sp. and contains:
- the pyk gene encoding pyruvate kinase, which encodes MQNCRKTKILVTMGPSLESRLNEAINLIDGVRFNMSHSTKDYCEKFLNILEKNNIAKVMDLKGIKIRVKKVRLKNKILKEGDKVVIGKNGDIELNYNIDTIEEGHFILINDGKIKLKVEKNENDKIIAVVIVGGEIKEGMGVNLPDTKIELPIIDKQDRGNIKFAVEKDFEYIALSFVRNKDDVKELKEIIEEYKGDCEVISKIETKEGLKNVKEIGKVSDGLMVARGDLGVEVPIERIPIEQKNILRIANKYGILSITATQILDSMIYNPYPTRAEVTDIANAIYDGTDCLMLSNETTIGKYPIEAIRVLNKVAEVANKHYEEFGDRVCLEVKSVDEGLAYAVYELYKKLNCKLIITPTYSGRSAKIISKLRINSKIIAPTPNLKTIRKLRLVWGVNSCLMEEFNDIESIINACKDIAKREIKSGIYIVTLGHPIGKKKTNTIKVEYI
- a CDS encoding SemiSWEET transporter, with amino-acid sequence MDNFIDISIIGYIAGTLTTFASLPQLIKSLKEKDMSNISLTFVITFTTGLFLWLVYGILRNDYPIIVFNILSLMFWIPITYLKIKDTLKKRKLS
- the recJ gene encoding single-stranded-DNA-specific exonuclease RecJ, with product MKDWVELKKGTKVLEQNKNNKILIITHIDTDGLTSRVILQKLSERLQLDADFMFLKQITLETIESIPFKDYELIIFADVGSGQLKMITEKIEEINYKKNIIILDHHQPEEVKIPKNIIHINPITIGKCGGEICGAGVSYLFAKTINNNWIDLAKYAVLGAVGDIQNIEGKLTGLNKIILADAIFAGDIKKYMDLQFYGRQTRPLFVSMRYWSDIRTDLLNNDSRVIKYIHYINKKYDIDIDPTTRLAEIPFKYKKIIGNELLIKCLNYVPNHWAPYVPKVIFGEVYEFKSEEFGSPLRDLEEFSTCINACSRYGDYETALNVLMGDRGKYYSKMLSNLRKHRNNLREALEHVKNEVEIVKKDKFQYFETDKIMPNIVGIVAGMSYSIEEVDWMKPIFAITEDDNGYKVSARCSRLLCFADNVNLAKAIKYASEKVDGSGGGHKFACGAYIPNNKREFIKYIEVALK
- a CDS encoding bifunctional fructose-bisphosphatase/inositol-phosphate phosphatase, encoding MKWDEIGKNIAKEIESSILKYFGKKEKSYVVGKSPSGDDTEIFDKISEDIALKFLKPLNVNIVSEEIGIIDNGSEWTVVIDPVDGSFNFINGIPFFAFCFGVYKNNKPYYGLTYEFITKSFYEAYYKKGSYLNGEKIKVKEFNPNDITISYYPNNKIDINKLRDKVKRVRIFGAFGLEMCYVAKGSLDAVLDIRPKVRSVDIASSYIICKEAGALITDENGKELKFKLNATDRLNIIVANSKEMLNMILETLQK
- a CDS encoding serine/threonine-protein kinase RIO2; the protein is MIKKLIEALKETQDDDFKILKIIELSMRHHEWVPLDEIVRKAKMPEKDVLYRLKRLNKFGFVVRSTYGYAVSMGGYDALAINAFVKKGILKAIGNKLGVGKEGDVYNVLLEDGREAVLKFHKHGRTCFTRGKRYRGYLADKHHISWLYVSRLTAQQEFEILNELFPTVKVPEPIEWNRHAIIMGKVVGEELKRLDLSKFMSKDEVRDLFWKIIEEIKKAYEIGYIHGDLSEFNILLDENKDFVIIDWPQAIPKYHPDAEYYLKRDIWNIIRYFKKYKIDKEDKKINVNYIYKYITGKEPIQEFDLATE
- a CDS encoding TRAM domain-containing protein — translated: MFNNKGRKNFKNNRTNEIRKNIPVKKGETYTVTIEDMGKGGDGIARVDGFVVFVPKTQKGDTVTIKVTSVKSKFAFAEKI
- a CDS encoding preprotein translocase subunit SecD, which encodes MDIKKLLKDKRILLLIITVTISIFLIAFKGLQFGIDLSGGTVIVLKSDRPMNNQEIQLTVNIIKQRLDANGLSNVVVYPRGNDEIVVIIPKSSDTDRIIKILKHQGVLIAKIDNVTVYTGKDIKNVYPPTKIPTKSGWAYGVQFELSLDAAKRFAEIAKGKAYHKVYIYFDGKLISAPVLSPELADGRPHPQQVITLGQYPPTKKEEDEATVLYTALKSGALPVKLNVEYTYVVSPEFGKEFLKGTFIALLLAFVAVGIIVGIRYRQIKIAIPILITCISEIIIILGFASLINWKLDIPSIAGIIAAVGTGVDNQIVITDEALKGRKIKASIKRAFFIIFASAATSIAAMLPLFVLGVGMLKGFAITTIAGVLIGIFITRPAFARIIEEMFKKF